In the Nicotiana tabacum cultivar K326 chromosome 16, ASM71507v2, whole genome shotgun sequence genome, one interval contains:
- the LOC142170358 gene encoding uncharacterized protein LOC142170358, producing the protein MANKLCFEALDKTLRDILRMRYENSSDKPFGGLTVVCGGDFRQILPVIPKGTRADIVDASLNSSYLWPFFTIYELKQNMRLCNGKVSDCEADQIATFDKWLLQVGNGSFYDDINKELIKLPPDVCMKSSNDPIGSIVEAVYPCLLQNYSDPTYPKERAILTPKNDMVHELNDRILKMIPGEGRTYFSSDNVCKASMNTNDEELLYPTEFLNSLTFPGIPNHDIHLKVGTPVMLLRNLNQTEGLCNRTRLIVRHLGNWSVSANIMSGKNIGSSVTIPRIIMSPNDSKWPFKLNKRQLPLAPCFAMTINKSQGQSLNHVGLYLPKQVFTHGQLYVVVSRVTTREGLTILNVDDDAEDPTFIKNIVYKEVFQNIRPMVAETREVREKKVEDNIETKRFVEGKVNFFTVLFSKLSTTKEISYTIGE; encoded by the exons ATGGCAAATAAGTTATGTTTTGAAGCATTAGATAAGACGTTGAGAGATATCCTGCGAATGAGGTATGAAAATAGCTCTGACAAACCTTTTGGAGGCCTTACAGTTGTATGTGGTGGCGATTTTCGCCAAATATTACCTGTTATTCCAAAGGGTACCCGAGCTGATATTGTTGATGCATCACTAAACTCCTCTTATTTGTGGCCATTTTTCACAATATATGAACTGAAGCAAAATATGAGACTATGCAATGGAAAAGTAAGTGATTGCGAGGCTGACCAAATTGCTACTTTTGACAAATGGTTGCTACAGGTTGGAAATGGATCATTTTACGATGACATTAACAAGGAGCTAATCAAATTGCCTCCTGATGTATGCATGAAATCATCTAACGACCCAATCGGATCGATTGTTGAGGCAGTTTATCCATGTCTCCTACAAAATTACAGTGACCCAACATATCCGAAAGAAAGAGCAATACTAACGCCAAAAAATGATATGGTACATGAGTTGAACGATAGAATTCTGAAAATGATACCAGGTGAAGGAAGAACATATTTCAGCTCTGACAATGTATGCAAAGCGAGCATGAACACTAACGATGAAGAACTGTTGTACCCAACCGAATTTCTAAATAGCTTAACATTCCCTGGCATCCCTAATCATGACATACACTTAAAAGTAGGTACACCAGTTATGCTTCTCAGAAATCTAAACCAAACAGAAGGCCTATGCAACAGAACAAGATTAATTGTCAGGCATCTTGGAAATTGGTCTGTCAGCGCAAACATCATGTCCGGAAAGAACATTGGTTCGAGCGTCACAATTCCAAGAATCATAATGTCTCCCAACGATTCAAAGTGGCCATTCAAGCTTAACAAAAGGCAGCTCCCTTTGGCGCCATGTTTTGCCATGACAATCAATAAAAGTCAAGGACAGTCTCTTAACCATGTCGGCTTGTATCTTCCGAAGCAAGTATTCACCCATGGTCAATTATATGTGGTTGTCTCCCGAGTAACAACAAGAGAGGGATTAACCATACTAAATGTTGACGACGACGCAGAAGATCCTACATTCATTAAAAATATTGTTTACAAAGAGGTATTCCAAAATATACGCCCTATGGTTGCTGAGACACGCGAG GTGAG
- the LOC107786202 gene encoding uncharacterized protein LOC107786202, protein MGGRVDRSINRSKGPYVFRMSGQNYHHIGSLLPETGKKPQFAQHYIYDTENEIHNRMNSLLHEEVDPKIVRGLSEMLDEHNILAKTFRMARDRYKQHPESVFRLRLLSDRTRDGRQYNIPTASEVAGLIIGDLTDENFQRDVIVEHRKNGLQRITDLHPSFMSMTYPLIHPYGEDGYRLGILLTDVINKTFAREQLTMRQFYCFRIQQRLNEAHTLLQAGRLLQQYAVDGYMAIEEERFRYIRNNQKKLRADLFSGLMDAIVRGDSDCSMIGKIIILPSSHTGGPRYRVQNYQDAMAICRWAGYPDLFITFTCNPKWPEINEMLRLIGQESDDNRVDIICRVFHIKLFQLMQDLKKKQPFGKIIACLYTIEFQKRGLPHAHILLFLHPTLKSLSTDHIDRIIAAEIPDLDVDPDGYNAVKNFMMHGPCGELNPHCPCMKQGKCTKHFPKKVNDRTTFDSDRFPIYRRRNTGTQLKKNGANLDNRYVVPYNRDLLVKYDAHINVELCNYSRSVKYLFKYVHKGSDRATATIESTNTTAENDEINKYLDCRYISAIEACWRIFKFDIHYRKPAVERLPFHLEGQNTIIFEEGKQAESVISRPDIEKTKFTEWFEANKRYDDARELTYSDFPTHWVWNAKDKTWNRRQSGKAVGRIYFAHAASGERFYMGMQLNFVKGSTSYESIGTINGVEYKNYRDACYALGLLDDDKEWNDCLAEAALWATGNELRHLFVTILIHCQVSDSSKFWKNNCGILSKDITSLQRNRFQLKYLQLTEKQVEAYTLFEIETILLKMGKSLKDIDGMPLPDSTLLRNVENRLLNEELDYDKEELKILHDKSFALLNDCQKLAYDAIITSVENEQGRLFFINGHGGTGKTFLWNTIISNLRSQSKIVLPVATSGIAALLCQMVGPLIRASILLWTLL, encoded by the exons ATGGGAGGCCGAGTTGACAGAAGCATCAATCGTTCAAAGGGCCCATATGTTTTCAGGATGAGTGGTCAAAATTATCATCACATTGGCTCTCTGTTGCCGGAAACTGGGAAAAAACCACAGTTTGCCCAGCACTATATATATGATACTGAAAATGAGATACATAACAGAATGAATAGTCTGCTCCATGAAGAAGTTGATCCTAAAATTGTTCGGGGCTTATCTGAAATGCTGGACGAGCATAATATTTTGGCAAAAACATTTCGAATGGCAAGGGATAGATATAAACAACATCCTGAATCTGTTTTTCGTCTACGACTACTATCCGATAGGACAAGAGATGGCCGACAATACAATATACCCACAGCTTCTGAAGTTGCAGGACTAATAATTGGTGATCTTACTGATGAAAATTTCCAGCGAGATGTTATAGTAGAACATCGGAAAAACGGACTTCAAAGAATCACAGATTTACACCCAAGTTTCATGTCTATGACTTACCCATTAATACACCCATATGGTGAAGATGGATATAGGCTTGGAATTCTTTTGACAGATGTAATCAACAAAACTTTCGCGAGAGAACAATTGACAATGAGACAGTTCTACTgcttcaggatacaacaaagaCTTAACGAAGCGCACACTCTTCTACAAGCTGGTAGACTATTGCAGCAATACGCCGTGGATGGTTACATGgcaattgaagaagaaagattTCGTTATATCCGGAACAATCAAAAAAAACTCAGGGCTGATCTATTTTCTGGATTGATGGATGCTATTGTCCGAGGTGATTCTGATTGTTCAATGATAGGGAAAATCATTATCTTGCCTTCTTCACACACTGGGGGACCTCGATATAGGGTACAAAATTATCAAGATGCAATGGCAATTTGTAGGTGGGCGGGATATCCAGATTTGTTCATTACTTTCACTTGCAACCCAAAGTGGCCAGAAATAAATGAAATGCTCCGTTTAATTGGACAAGAGAGCGATGACAACCGGGTTGATATCATATGCAgagttttccacataaaattgTTCCAGCTAATGCAAGATCTAAAAAAAAAGCAGCCTTTTGGAAAAATAATTGCAT GTTTATATACAATTGAGTTTCAGAAAAGAGGTTTACCTCATGCGCATATATTGCTCTTCCTGCATCCCACATTAAAAAGCCTCTCCACGGATCATATTGACAGAATAATAGCAGCAGAAATACCTGATTTGGACGTTGATCCTGATGGTTATAATGCTGTTAAGAACTTTATGATGCATGGACCTTGCGGAGAATTAAATCCACATTGCCCATGTATGAAGCAAGGAAAGTGCACGAAGCATTTTCCGAAGAAAGTCAATGATCGAACAACTTTTGATTCAGATAGATTTCCTATTTATAGGAGAAGGAACACAGGTACTCAACTCAAGAAAAATGGCGCCAACTTAGACAATAGATATGTTGTCCCTTACAATAGGGATTTGCTTGTCAAATATGATGCACATATAAATGTCGAATTATGCAATTACTCAAGGTCTGTGAAGTACCTGTTCAAGTATGTCCATAAAGGGTCTGATAGAGCAACTGCAACTATAGAATCTACCAATACAACTGCAGAAAATGATGAGATAAATAAATATCTAGACTGCAGATACATATCAGCTATAGAAGCTTGCTGGaggatttttaaatttgatatacaTTATAGAAAGCCGGCAGTTGAGCGTCTGCCTTTTCATTTAGAGGGACAAAATACAATAATATTCGAAGAAGGAAAGCAAGCAGAAAGCGTGATTAGCAGACCGGACATAGAAAAGACAAAATTCACAGAATGGTTTGAGGCGAACAAAAGATATGACGATGCACGAGAGCTAACATATTCGGACTTTCCTACGCATTGGGTCTGGAATGCAAAGGACAAAACTTGGAATAGAAGGCAAAGTGGGAAGGCAGTTGGTAGAATTTACTTCGCACATGCTGCAAGTGGAGAACGTTTTTATATGGGAATGCAGCTTAACTTTGTGAAAGGAAGCACTTCCTATGAAAGCATCGGAACAATAAACGGAGTGGAGTATAAAAATTATAGAGATGCATGCTATGCGTTAGGATTATTAGATGATGATAAAGAGTGGAATGACTGCTTAGCCGAGGCTGCACTTTGGGCGACAGGAAATGAGTTGAGACATCTATTTGTAACGATACTTATTCACTGTCAGGTATCTGATTCAAGCAAATTTTGGAAGAACAACTGTGGAATTTTATCAAAAGATATAACATCATTACAGAGAAATAGATTTCAATTGAAATATTTACAGTTAACTGAAAAACAAGTAGAAGCATATACATTATTTGAGATTGAAACCATCCTATTAAAGATGGGAAAAAGTTTGAAAGACATAGATGGAATGCCGCTACCAGATTCTACGTTACTGCGAAATGTGGAAAACCGTCTGCTCAATGAGGAGCTAGACTATGACAAAGAGGAGCTAAAAATACTGCACGACAAATCATTCGCTCTCTTAAATGATTGCCAAAAGTTAGCTTATGATGCAATAATAACATCAGTTGAGAATGAACAAGGAcgattattttttataaatggACATGGTGGTACTGGCAAGACATTTCTATGGAATACAATAATTTCCAACCTCAGATCACAATCAAAAATAGTTCTTCCCGTTGCTACTTCTGGAATTGCAGCTTTGTTATGCCAAATGGTAGGACCGCTCATTCGTGCTTCCATATTGCTTTGGACGTTACTGTAG
- the LOC107786203 gene encoding replication protein A 70 kDa DNA-binding subunit D-like translates to MAYSLLTHLNSTRDDWTVRVRVCRKWDSINFKRNRELMSTDMILIDEEETLIHATINKNLVNKYKNLLSEGSVYFIKNFKVSEASGVYRPVTSNFKISFFLTTALQELQEGIVNIPINGFQFIKPDMIDSRLNNNTVLSDVVGCLTAIGDMESVGSN, encoded by the exons ATGGCGTATTCTCTTCTTACACACTTGAATAGTACTAGGGATGATTGGACCGTGAGGGTTAGAGTTTGCCGGAAATGGGACTCTATTAATTTCAAGAGAAACAGAGAACTAATGAGTACAGACATGATCCTTATAGATGAAGAG GAAACTTTGATACATGCTACAATCAACAAGAATTTAGTAAATAAGTACAAGAATTTGCTCAGTGAAGGATCAGTCTATTTTATTAAGAACTTCAAAGTTAGTGAGGCTTCTGGTGTATATAGACCAGTGACAAGTAATTTCAAAATTTCTTTCTTCCTGACAACTGCACTCCAGGAACTACAAGAAGGTATTGTTAATATTCCAATAAACGGATTCCAGTTTATAAAACCCGACATGATCGACTCAAGGCTGAACAATAACACCGTTCTATCAG ATGTGGTTGGTTGTTTAACTGCCATCGGTGACATGGAGAGTGTTGGAAGCAATTAG